From the Gordonia bronchialis DSM 43247 genome, one window contains:
- a CDS encoding oxygenase MpaB family protein: MAINNAGVTLDENSLLWRYLGDRRFIMSICRAVTLQMLHPSIAAATHEFSLVKRRVFVHKQRTAPCIVRSAYDADFDEVRMIRYSHDEFHGHRPDGRRYHALNPDVFFFEHATYVDALFMCVDVFFGGLTEPMREQLYAETCEWYRRFGISSRVMPTTVVEFDEYFAHALATELDPDPGLAWYRDQLLRPDYWLFKKLPTAAVRAIQHPVAAEHLGISVSEDDRRSLHRYAARLSALDTVVPTRNIWPNEVRDRVIAARRSAR, from the coding sequence ATGGCCATCAACAACGCCGGAGTGACGCTCGACGAGAACTCGCTGCTATGGCGCTATCTGGGCGATCGCCGGTTCATCATGTCGATCTGCCGGGCCGTCACGCTGCAGATGCTGCATCCGTCGATCGCCGCCGCGACCCACGAGTTCTCGTTGGTCAAGCGTCGCGTCTTTGTGCACAAGCAACGCACGGCGCCATGCATCGTGCGTTCGGCGTACGACGCGGACTTCGACGAGGTGCGGATGATCCGCTACAGCCACGACGAGTTTCACGGCCACCGGCCCGACGGTCGGCGCTACCACGCGCTCAATCCCGACGTGTTCTTCTTCGAGCACGCCACCTACGTCGATGCATTGTTCATGTGCGTGGACGTCTTCTTCGGTGGCCTCACCGAGCCGATGCGCGAACAGCTCTACGCCGAGACCTGTGAGTGGTATCGCCGCTTCGGCATCTCATCGCGCGTGATGCCAACGACCGTCGTCGAATTCGATGAGTACTTCGCGCACGCACTGGCCACCGAACTCGATCCCGACCCTGGTCTGGCCTGGTATCGCGATCAACTCCTCCGACCCGACTACTGGCTCTTCAAGAAGCTCCCCACCGCAGCCGTTCGCGCGATCCAGCATCCGGTGGCCGCCGAGCATCTGGGCATCAGCGTGTCGGAGGACGATCGGCGCTCTCTGCATCGCTACGCAGCCCGGCTGTCGGCGCTCGACACAGTGGTGCCGACACGCAACATCTGGCCGAATGAGGTGCGCGACAGAGTGATTGCTGCGCGCCGGAGCGCGCGGTAG
- a CDS encoding DUF808 domain-containing protein, translating into MAGGLVALLDDIAALTKVAAASIDDIGAAAGKASVKAAGVVVDDTAVTPRYVHGFTPDRELPIVRKIAVGSIRNKLLIILPVAMILSQFLPQALPYLLIAGGLFLCYEGAEKVYEAFGGGHSGDHVDDVPAAEKGPEFEKSMVNGAIRTDLILSAEIMVISLSSVESEPFFTRLAVLIVVAVLITVLVYGVVGVIVKMDDVGLSLAQRESTASQRIGRGLVRAMPKVMSTLTVVGIAAMLWVGGHILIVNVGEAGFHWPADRLHDVEHWFEELAHGFGGVLAWTSGTVVSALVGLVIGAIIVVVMHFIPKRRGHAKEEVADSAS; encoded by the coding sequence ATCGGCGCGGCAGCCGGAAAGGCCAGTGTCAAAGCCGCGGGCGTCGTTGTCGATGACACCGCCGTGACACCCCGATACGTTCATGGCTTCACCCCTGATCGGGAACTGCCGATCGTCCGCAAGATCGCCGTCGGTTCGATCCGCAACAAGCTGCTGATCATTCTGCCGGTCGCGATGATCCTGAGTCAGTTCCTTCCGCAAGCGCTGCCGTATCTCCTGATCGCCGGGGGCCTGTTCCTGTGCTACGAGGGCGCCGAGAAGGTGTACGAGGCCTTCGGTGGTGGGCACTCCGGCGACCACGTCGACGACGTGCCGGCCGCAGAGAAGGGTCCGGAGTTCGAGAAGTCGATGGTCAACGGCGCGATTCGCACCGACCTGATCCTGTCGGCGGAGATCATGGTGATCTCGTTGTCGTCGGTCGAGTCCGAGCCGTTCTTCACGCGGCTGGCAGTGCTCATCGTCGTGGCCGTCCTCATCACGGTCCTCGTCTACGGCGTGGTCGGGGTGATCGTGAAGATGGACGACGTCGGGCTGTCGCTGGCGCAGCGCGAGTCGACGGCCAGTCAGCGCATCGGACGTGGCCTGGTCCGGGCGATGCCCAAGGTGATGTCCACGCTCACCGTCGTCGGTATCGCCGCGATGTTGTGGGTCGGCGGTCACATTCTGATCGTCAACGTCGGTGAGGCCGGATTCCATTGGCCGGCCGATCGTCTGCACGACGTCGAGCACTGGTTCGAGGAGCTCGCCCACGGGTTCGGCGGCGTGTTGGCATGGACGTCCGGGACGGTCGTGTCGGCGCTCGTCGGATTGGTGATCGGCGCGATCATCGTGGTGGTCATGCACTTCATCCCGAAACGCCGGGGTCATGCCAAAGAAGAGGTCGCCGATTCGGCGTCGTGA